A region from the Aegilops tauschii subsp. strangulata cultivar AL8/78 chromosome 5, Aet v6.0, whole genome shotgun sequence genome encodes:
- the LOC109743131 gene encoding protein TILLER ANGLE CONTROL 1 isoform X1, producing the protein MALKVFNWLNRKMHSNAEYCTIDDNKAMEKEDSVHGSVAEQDTEALLFRDVLLNGILAIGTLGHNVNSLCPEARHEQDEFIVMDEEKVDQEKCEEEKCEDKEEAFATAPSAPEPAIEPAKMHSSSMKEYNFTCSVKEEILMCEVEVEDVAKVQEQPLLMVEKVEKVRTTLADLFAAETFSPSDTGEKSHQKTVIIAGASTSKPTLCMKKTHKKKPIKPMPDPLKATRKLSRVVKKMLGKKIHPEQLNGRSNAEEPPLLGA; encoded by the exons ATGGCCCTAAAG GTGTTCAATTGGCTGAATCGGAAGATGCATTCCAATGCGGAGTACTGCACCATTGATGATAATAAGG CCATGGAGAAGGAAGACTCTGTGCACGGGAGTGTGGCTGAGCAAGACACTGAAGCCCTGCTGTTCCGTGATGTGCTTCTTAATGGCATCCTTGCGATTGGCACGCTTGGCCACAACGTGAACTCCCTTTGCCCTGAGGCCCGCCATGAACAAGATGAGTTCATCGTCATGGATGAAGAAAAGGTGGACCAAGAAAAGTGCGAAGAGGAAAAGTGTGAGGACAAAGAAGAGGCATTCGCTACAGCACCAAGTGCACCAGAACCTGCTATTGAACCTGCCAAGATGCATTCATCGTCGATGAAAGAATACAACTTCACGTGTTCTGTAAAGGAAGAAATCCTGATGTGTGAAGTTGAAGTGGAGGATGTTGCTAAAGTCCAGGAACAACCACTTCTGATGGTAGAGAAGGTGGAAAAAGTGAGAACTACACTTGCTGATCTATTTGCAGCCGAAACATTCTCACCAAGTGATACAGGGGAGAAGAGTCACCAGAAGACTGTCATTATTGCTGGGGCATCCACTTCAAAACCTACATTGTGCATGAAAAAGACACATAAAAAGAAGCCAATAAAGCCAATGCCAGATCCGCTGAAGGCTACGAGAAAATTAAGTCGA GTCGTGAAGAAGATGCTGGGGAAGAAGATCCACCCAGAGCAGCTCAATGGACGTAGTAATGCAGAGGAACCTCCTCTGCTTGGTGCCTAG
- the LOC109743131 gene encoding protein TILLER ANGLE CONTROL 1 isoform X2, which translates to MHSNAEYCTIDDNKAMEKEDSVHGSVAEQDTEALLFRDVLLNGILAIGTLGHNVNSLCPEARHEQDEFIVMDEEKVDQEKCEEEKCEDKEEAFATAPSAPEPAIEPAKMHSSSMKEYNFTCSVKEEILMCEVEVEDVAKVQEQPLLMVEKVEKVRTTLADLFAAETFSPSDTGEKSHQKTVIIAGASTSKPTLCMKKTHKKKPIKPMPDPLKATRKLSRVVKKMLGKKIHPEQLNGRSNAEEPPLLGA; encoded by the exons ATGCATTCCAATGCGGAGTACTGCACCATTGATGATAATAAGG CCATGGAGAAGGAAGACTCTGTGCACGGGAGTGTGGCTGAGCAAGACACTGAAGCCCTGCTGTTCCGTGATGTGCTTCTTAATGGCATCCTTGCGATTGGCACGCTTGGCCACAACGTGAACTCCCTTTGCCCTGAGGCCCGCCATGAACAAGATGAGTTCATCGTCATGGATGAAGAAAAGGTGGACCAAGAAAAGTGCGAAGAGGAAAAGTGTGAGGACAAAGAAGAGGCATTCGCTACAGCACCAAGTGCACCAGAACCTGCTATTGAACCTGCCAAGATGCATTCATCGTCGATGAAAGAATACAACTTCACGTGTTCTGTAAAGGAAGAAATCCTGATGTGTGAAGTTGAAGTGGAGGATGTTGCTAAAGTCCAGGAACAACCACTTCTGATGGTAGAGAAGGTGGAAAAAGTGAGAACTACACTTGCTGATCTATTTGCAGCCGAAACATTCTCACCAAGTGATACAGGGGAGAAGAGTCACCAGAAGACTGTCATTATTGCTGGGGCATCCACTTCAAAACCTACATTGTGCATGAAAAAGACACATAAAAAGAAGCCAATAAAGCCAATGCCAGATCCGCTGAAGGCTACGAGAAAATTAAGTCGA GTCGTGAAGAAGATGCTGGGGAAGAAGATCCACCCAGAGCAGCTCAATGGACGTAGTAATGCAGAGGAACCTCCTCTGCTTGGTGCCTAG